GAGCAGGCGCTCAGGGCGCCCGACACCGACTGGGTCTTCCAGTACTCGCCCGAGAGCTTCACCGGCACGGAGCTCGACTTCGCCGTCGAGATCTGCGAGGCGGTGATGGACGTGTTCGAGCCGACGCCCGAGCACCGGCTCATCGTGAACCTGCCGGCGACGGTCGAGATGTCGACGCCCAACGTGTATGCCGACCAGATCGAGTGGTTCGCGCGCCACGTGAAGCAGCGCGAGTCGCTGATCCTGTCCGTGCACCCGCACAACGACCGCGGCTGTGCGGTGGCGGGCGCCGAGCTCGCGCTGCTGGCGGGCGCGGAGCGTGTCGAGGGAACGCTCTTCGGCAACGGCGAGCGCACGGGGAACGTCGACGTCGTCACGCTGGCGGTCAACATGCTCACGCAGGGCGTCGACCCGAAGCTCGACTGCTCCGACATCAACGCGCTGCGCATGACGGCCGAGCACTGCAACCGGCTGCCCGTGCACCCGCGCCACCCGTGGGTCGGCGACCTGGTCTTCACCGCGTTCTCGGGCTCGCACCAGGACGCCATCAAGAAGGGTCTCGCCGCGCGCGCCGCGAACCCGGACGCGGTCTGGGAGGTGCCCTACCTGCCGATCGACCCGGCCGACCTCGGGCGCACGTACGAGGCCGTGATCCGCATCAACAGCCAGTCGGGCAAGGGCGGCATCGCCTACGTCCTCGAGCAGGATCACGGCCTGCGCCTCCCGCGCCGCCTCCAGATCGAGTTCGCGCGCGTCATCCAGGCGCTGACGGACCAGACGGAAGAGGAGGCCACGAGCAAGCAGGTCTACGCCGTGTTCGAGCGCGAGTACCTGCTGCGCAACGAGCCGCTCGAGCTCGTCGACCACGAGGTCCACGCCTCCGAGAAGGGCTCGCTCGCGCCGCGCACGCTCACGGCCACCGT
This region of Myxococcota bacterium genomic DNA includes:
- the leuA gene encoding 2-isopropylmalate synthase, coding for MSMPFQKYRPFPPVHLPDRTWPERTITHAPIWCSVDLRDGNQALIEPMGSERKRRLWSTLVAMGFPEIEIGFPAASQTDYDFAREIIERDEIPPQLTVQVLTQARTDLIDKTFEALRGAPRAIVHLYNSTSELQRRVVFGQDRRGIVDIAVRGAVRVREQALRAPDTDWVFQYSPESFTGTELDFAVEICEAVMDVFEPTPEHRLIVNLPATVEMSTPNVYADQIEWFARHVKQRESLILSVHPHNDRGCAVAGAELALLAGAERVEGTLFGNGERTGNVDVVTLAVNMLTQGVDPKLDCSDINALRMTAEHCNRLPVHPRHPWVGDLVFTAFSGSHQDAIKKGLAARAANPDAVWEVPYLPIDPADLGRTYEAVIRINSQSGKGGIAYVLEQDHGLRLPRRLQIEFARVIQALTDQTEEEATSKQVYAVFEREYLLRNEPLELVDHEVHASEKGSLAPRTLTATVVWKGETRELRGFGNGPIDAFVDALRRDCGVDLRVADYSEHAVGKGADAAAVAYVEVETGSGDLLFGVGSDPSIAAASLKAVASAVNRAAAREAR